The Hypomesus transpacificus isolate Combined female chromosome 3, fHypTra1, whole genome shotgun sequence genome has a window encoding:
- the atg9a gene encoding autophagy-related protein 9A, with amino-acid sequence MAHFDTEYQRLEASYSDSPPGEENLLVHVPEGAKSQWHHIENLDLFFQRVYNLHQKNGFTCMLLGEIFELVQLLFVVGFTVFLANCVDYDILFANKFVNHTDSSKVTLPDAFLPVDVCSARIRDNALVMFVLVISGVFWLHRLVKFIYNVCCYWEIRSFYTNALKMTMAELPYVTWQEVQARIVEIQKEHQICIHKKELSELDIYHRILRFKNYMVAMVNKSLLPVRFCPPLLGDCVFYTRGLKYNFELIFFWGPGSLFENEWSLKPEYKRGGNRLELADRLASRILWIGITNLLLCPVILVWQILYAFFSYTEVIKREPGSLGARCWSLYGRCYLRHFNELDHELMSRLSKGYKPSSKYMNCFLSPLLTVVAKNVAFFAGSLLAVLIALTIYDEDVLAVEHVLSSITLLGVCITVCRSFIPDKHLVFCPEQLLRVILAHIHYMPDHWQGNAHRYETRDQFSQLFQYKAVFILEELISPLVTPFILIFSLRRKSLEIIDFFRNFTVEVVGVGDTCSFAQMDIRQHGHPAWMSAGQTEASIYQQAEDGKTELSLMHFAITNPQWQPPQETTHFISQLKERVQREATAASDTHALASLSESEPRSLVANPLAGPPTLGSLHLGRDGVVGMSDGASALRSLSPISSSIHMRGSFSSAHRPAGHASTTSRPMTGSGTDARTVSSSSSAWEGQLTSLVLSEYASTEMSIHALYMHEIHKQQSRGELSRHTWHREDSDDSSDPDEGTAGGANPRAFPRSHTFPSSAPSPSRIPGPSSAPGSAHGSTDPVLEGALLQSGGQRHYGGTTESVGAAGRVVRSAWGVPMGGWAEEGQAARLHGPVPEEGSEDDMPPQIHKVV; translated from the exons ATGGCACACTTTGACACAGAATATCAGCGCTTGGAGGCGTCCTACAGCGATTCTCCACCAGGAGAGGAAAACTTGCTGGTGCATGTACCTGAGGGAGCCAAGT CCCAATGGCACCACATAGAGAACTTGGACCTGTTCTTTCAGAGG GTCTATAACCTGCACCAGAAGAATGGCTTCACCTGCATGCTTCTGGGAGAGATCTTCGAGCTGGT CCAGCTGCTGTTCGTCGTGGGCTTCACTGTCTTCCTGGCTAACTGTGTGGACTATGACATCCTGTTCGCTAACAAGTTCGTCAACCACACAGACTCTTCTAAAGTCACCCTGCCCGACGCCTTTCTACCGGTCGATGTCTGCAGTGCCCG TATCCGTGACAACGCTCTGGTGATGTTTGTGCTGGTGATCTCCGGCGTGTTCTGGCTGCATCGCCTCGTCAAGTTCATCTACAACGTGTGCTGTTACTGGGAGATCCGATCCTTCTACACCAACGCTCTCAAGATGACCATG gctgAGCTGCCCTACGTCACCTGGCAGGAGGTGCAGGCCCGCATCGTGGAGATCCAGAAGGAACACCAGATCTGCATCCACAAGAAGGAGCTGAGTGAACTGGATATCTACCACCGCATCCTCCGCTTCAAAAACtacatg gttgccatggtgaacaagtccctcctccctgtgcgtTTCTGCCCTCCCCTGCTGGGGGACTGTGTGTTCTACACCCGCGGCCTCAAGTACAACTTTGAGCTCATCTTCTTCTGGGggccag GGTCTCTGTTTGAGAATGAGTGGAGTCTGAAGCCAGAGTACAAGAGAGGGGGGAACCGGCTAGAGCTGGCAGACAGACTGGCCTCCCGCATACTGTGGATTGGCATCACCAACCTGCTGTTGTGCCCAGTCATACTGGTGTGGCAGATCCTGTATGCCTTCTTCAGTTACACAGAg gtgatcAAGCGTGAGCCCGGCTCCCTGGGGGCCAGGTGCTGGTCCCTGTACGGCCGCTGTTACCTGCGCCACTTCAACGAGCTGGACCACGAGCTCATGTCAAGGCTCAGTAAGGGCTACAAG CCCTCCTCTAAGTACATGAACTGCTTCCTGTCTCCACTGCTGACGGTGGTAGCCAAGAACGTGGCGTTCTTCGCCGGTTCCCTCCTGGCGGTCCTCATCGCCCTCACCATCTACGACGAGGACGTCCTCGCTGTGGAACACGTGCTGTCGTCCATCACGCTGCTCGGCGTGTGTATCAcagtctgcag GTCCTTCATCCCTGACAAGCACCTGGTGTTCTGTCCTGAGCAGCTGCTGAGGGTGATCCTGGCTCACATCCACTACATGCCGGACCACTGGCAGGGCAACGCCCACCGCTACGAGACCCGCGACCAGTTCTCCCAGCTCTTCCAGTACAAGGCG gtcttcATCCTGGAGGAGCTGATCAGCCCCCTGGTTACCCCCTTCATCCTCATCTTCTCGCTGAGAAGGAAGTCCCTGGAGATCATCGACTTCTTCCGGAACTTCAccgtggaggtggtgggggtgggggacacCTGCTCCTTCGCCCAGATGGACATCAGGCAGCACGGCCACCCAGCG tgGATGTCAGCGGGCCAGACGGAGGCGTCCATCTACCAGCAGGCGGAGGACGGGAAGACAGAGCTCTCCCTGATGCACTTTGCCATCACCAACCCCCAGTGGCAGCCCCCCCAGGAGACCACCCACTTCATCAGCCAGCTGAAGGAGAGGGTGCAGAGGGAGGCCACCGCCGCCTCTGACACACACGCCCTCGCCTCGCTGTCCGAGTCCGAG CCGAGGAGTCTGGTGGCCAACCCCTTGGCGGGCCCGCCCACGCTGGGCTCTCTCCATTTGGGGCGGGACGGGGTGGTCGGCATGAGCGACGGGGCGTCGGCCTtgcgctccctctctccaataAGCAGCAGCATTCACATGAGGGGTAGCTTCAGCTCAGCGCACAGGCCGGCCGGACACGCCTCTACGACGAGCCGGCCAATGACGGGATCCGG gacGGACGCTCGGACTGTCAGCTCCAGCAGCAGTGCGTGGGAAGGTCAGCTGACCAGTCTGGTCCTATCAGAGTACGCCTCCACCGAAATGAGCATCCACGCCCTCTACATGCACGAG aTCCACAAGCAGCAGTCGCGGGGCGAGCTGTCCCGTCACACCTGGCACCGAGAGGACAGCGATGACAGCAGTGACCCTGATGAGGGGACCGCGGGGGGGGCGAACCCCAGAGCCTTCCCCCGTTCACACACCTTCCCCTCCTCGGCCCCCAGTCCCAGCCGGATCCCCGGGCCCAGCTCGGCGCCAGGCTCGGCCCACGGCAGCACGGACCCCGTCCTGGAGGGGGCGCTGCTGCAGAGCGGCGGCCAGCGGCACTACGGAGGAACCACGG AGTCTGTGGGCGCGGCGGGCAGGGTGGTGAGGTCGGCCTGGGGGGTGCCCATGGGAGGGTGGGCAGAGGAGGGGCAGGCTGCCCGGCTTCACGGCCCGGTACCAGAGGAGGGCTCGGAAGACGACATGCCCCCGCAAATACACAAG GTGGTCTAA
- the zgc:112416 gene encoding uncharacterized protein C21orf58, with protein MADPMVDQITRLKLKLLEKRLENERDNREGRAESALSTRSFDGQDDALHSALRRKKDLLQRLREQHMLEDLSRPHTWGGTRRHYRSDPFLAAPPPQPQAPIHIYQPAPAPPAVQALPPPPPQPPRIIQQTIPQQPTTIIQQLPQQQPLIAQIPPPQAYPAPRSGSIKEDMVEMMLMQNAQMHQIIMQNMMLKAIPPLAMSLPGGAGHQVPHTPHQGQDSYLSNPILVRSEVKPKGSAIHHHHHYGSAAPTAQQQLPIGYPMWPSMMPPVPAGYGGAHLPSIQHVTGPVTLPPLNTQV; from the exons ATGGCAGACCCTATGGTTGACCAGATAACCAGGCTTAAACTGAAACTGCTAGAAAAG aGACTGGAAAATGAAAGAGACAACagagaaggcagagctgaatCTGCCCTGTCAACAA GGAGCTTTGACGGACAGGATGATGCACTGCACAGCGCACTGAGGCGGAAGAAGGACCTTCTGCAAAGACTGAGG GAGCAGCACATGCTGGAGGATCTAAGCAGGCCTCACACCTGGGGAGGGACACGCAGACATTACAGATCAGATCCTTTCCTGGCGGCCCCCCCACCTCAACCTCAGGCCCCCATCCACATCTACCAGCCggcccctgctccccctgctgtccaggccctcccaccccctccaccccagcccccccgcaTCATCCAACAAACT ATTCCCCAGCAGCCTACCACCATCATACAGCAGTTACCACAGCAACAGCCACTTATAGCCCAGATCCCGCCCCCTCAGGCCTACCCCGCGCCTCGGTCTGGCAGCATCAAAGAGG aCATGGTGGAAATGATGCTGATGCAGAATGCTCAGATGCACCAGATCATCATGCAGAACATGATGTTGAAAGCCATTCCTCCCTTGGCCATGTCCTTGCCTGGGGGTGCAGGTCATCAGGTCCCTCATACTCCCCACCAAGGACAG GACAGTTACCTCAGTAACCCTATCCttgtgaggtcagaggtcaagccTAAGGGAAGTgccatccaccaccaccaccactacggCTCCGCCGCCCCTACTGCACAGCAGCAGCTTCCAATTGGCTACCCAATGTGGCCCTCCATGATGCCCCCAGTCCCAGCAGGGTATGGAGGGGCACACCTGCCATCCATACAGCACGTGACTGGCCCTGTCACACTACCACCACTGAATACGCAAGTCTAA